TTGTTAAAATTATATTGTTATTTTTAAGTAAATTTCTAAATTAAGGCAGCTCTTCGGGCTGCTTTTAATTTAACTATATTAAGGTGGTGCTTTCTATGATTTTACTTGTTGATGCAGGTAATACCAACATTGTTTTGGGAGTACATAATGGAGAACGATATATAGCTAGTTGGCGTATTTCGAGTGATGGAAATAAAACATCAGATGAGTATGGTATACAAGTTATGCAATTATTTAACTCAAGTGACATTAATCCTAAGGATATTACTGGAGTTATAGTTTCTTCTGTTGTTCCTAATATAATGCATTCTTTAGAAAATATGTTAAGGAAATGCTTTTGTCATGAACCTATAATAGTTGGACCAGGAATAAAAACAGGAATAAATATAAAGTATGATAATCCAAGAGAAGTTGGAGCGGACAGAATAGTAAATGCTGTTGCGGCATATGAGATCTATAAGAGACCGGTAATAATAATAGATTTTGGTACGGCTACAACTTTCTGTGCAGTACGAGCAAATGGAGATTACCTTGGAGGATGCATATGTCCAGGAATAAGAATTGCAGCAGATGCCTTATTTGAAAGAGCTGCTAAGCTTCCGAGAGTAGAATTAGAAGTACCTAAAAATATGATTTGCAAAAATACAGTATCGAGCATGCAATCAGGTATTTTATTTGGGTATATTGGGCAAGTTGAATATATAGTTAAAAAGATGAAACAGGAAATGAAAGAGTCTAAGTATAAG
The DNA window shown above is from Clostridium beijerinckii and carries:
- a CDS encoding type III pantothenate kinase, which encodes MILLVDAGNTNIVLGVHNGERYIASWRISSDGNKTSDEYGIQVMQLFNSSDINPKDITGVIVSSVVPNIMHSLENMLRKCFCHEPIIVGPGIKTGINIKYDNPREVGADRIVNAVAAYEIYKRPVIIIDFGTATTFCAVRANGDYLGGCICPGIRIAADALFERAAKLPRVELEVPKNMICKNTVSSMQSGILFGYIGQVEYIVKKMKQEMKESKYKEEPLVLATGGLANLIAKETDAIDKVDSDLTLEGLNILYKKNKEMEN